The proteins below come from a single Treponema phagedenis genomic window:
- a CDS encoding CDP-alcohol phosphatidyltransferase family protein, whose product MERKTAKILFIYTVIETTFLFILYEVYAIHINSFLAFLITLFLWNTLIFFFLLTYRKEFYNISTQEPMHELNLANKITLIRISFLPVIAFLLRYNSLPYMDIILTVSLILIFVTDFVDGKIARWYKQETKIGKMLDSMSDYALIGLVSVIYYQNNILPTWFFILILARLSLQTLGMCIYTLIDHPMQVQSTIGGKITIASVMLLYVVELLRFFFLKNSRFIPIFLFAEYCVGVLVFIFMFEKIYLFLQHQKNYVSQKKRRTNEQSYTCNTDKKDRQE is encoded by the coding sequence ATGGAACGGAAAACTGCAAAAATACTTTTTATATATACCGTAATAGAAACAACTTTTCTTTTTATTCTATATGAAGTCTATGCAATTCACATAAATTCTTTTTTAGCATTTTTAATTACACTGTTTTTATGGAATACCCTTATTTTCTTTTTTTTGCTTACGTATCGCAAGGAGTTTTATAATATTTCAACACAAGAGCCAATGCATGAATTAAATTTGGCAAATAAAATTACACTGATAAGAATAAGTTTCTTGCCTGTTATTGCATTTTTACTGCGATATAATAGCCTGCCGTATATGGATATTATTTTAACAGTCTCTTTAATTCTTATTTTTGTAACCGACTTTGTAGACGGAAAAATAGCTCGCTGGTACAAGCAAGAAACAAAGATTGGGAAAATGCTTGATTCTATGAGCGATTATGCTTTAATCGGACTTGTTTCGGTAATCTACTATCAAAATAATATTTTACCCACATGGTTTTTTATTCTTATCCTTGCTCGTCTCTCTCTGCAAACACTTGGAATGTGCATCTATACTCTTATAGACCATCCGATGCAAGTACAGTCAACCATCGGCGGAAAAATAACTATTGCATCGGTAATGCTTTTATACGTGGTGGAGCTTTTGCGTTTTTTCTTTTTGAAAAATTCACGATTTATTCCGATATTTTTATTTGCCGAATACTGCGTAGGAGTGCTGGTATTTATTTTTATGTTTGAAAAAATATATCTTTTTTTACAACATCAAAAAAACTATGTTTCTCAAAAAAAACGCAGAACAAACGAACAATCGTATACATGCAACACCGATAAAAAGGACAGGCAAGAGTAA
- a CDS encoding beta-N-acetylhexosaminidase → MNKILLELVPRPQVYTQKDRIFFLPYTGVRIMYAKEFLSAARFLQSYLAELVGVKVQCTEITQEAEPCVDVLYLLKSSDYGCASKPESYAIESENGILVKAESEAGAFYAVQSLRQIFITEFVKAERNGKNPQGVPLPHFYIEDYPQYEWRGIMLDTSRHFYSAAFVKKIIDAAALHKLNRFHWHFTDDQGWRFPVKKYPDLTEKGGWRRDVRYPPDNKTGGFYTEEEIRDVVEYAKERNIIVVPEIEIPGHASAFLTALPELGCSGGPYHVRSEFGVFNEVMCGGNDKLFEVLEDIFDAVVELFPGDYIHIGGDECPREAWKTCPKCQARIKNENLGDENGLQGWITGKAAKMVEARGKIPIGWDEVLEAGSQALPKNLVIQSWRGMSGGIKAGQEGFKVIMSPTEHCYLDYRNTDSCEEPGNIGILPLERVYSFYPVPESLPKEYHSAVLGGQGNLWTEVIYASKIAEYMLFPRLCALAEVLWLEPQKKDYKDFVGRLKTHKDRLQNLSLLYCDSAL, encoded by the coding sequence ATGAATAAGATATTATTAGAGCTGGTTCCCCGGCCGCAAGTTTATACGCAAAAGGACAGAATATTTTTTCTTCCATATACAGGCGTTCGTATTATGTATGCAAAGGAATTTCTTTCTGCAGCACGTTTTTTACAAAGCTATCTTGCAGAGCTTGTAGGCGTAAAGGTGCAATGTACTGAAATAACTCAGGAGGCAGAGCCTTGCGTCGATGTTCTGTATTTATTGAAGTCCTCCGACTACGGCTGTGCATCAAAGCCTGAATCGTATGCAATAGAATCGGAAAACGGAATTCTTGTAAAAGCCGAATCTGAGGCGGGAGCTTTTTATGCGGTGCAAAGTTTACGGCAGATTTTTATCACGGAGTTTGTTAAAGCGGAGCGGAACGGTAAGAATCCGCAAGGTGTTCCCCTTCCCCACTTTTATATTGAAGACTATCCTCAGTATGAATGGCGCGGCATTATGCTTGACACCTCCCGCCACTTTTATTCCGCCGCTTTTGTAAAAAAAATTATTGATGCGGCGGCTCTTCACAAATTGAACAGATTTCACTGGCATTTTACCGATGACCAAGGCTGGCGCTTTCCGGTTAAAAAGTATCCCGATCTTACCGAAAAGGGAGGCTGGCGCCGCGACGTTCGCTATCCGCCCGACAATAAAACCGGCGGTTTTTACACCGAAGAAGAAATCCGCGACGTGGTGGAATACGCAAAAGAGCGCAACATCATTGTAGTTCCCGAAATAGAAATACCGGGGCATGCATCTGCCTTTTTAACCGCCCTCCCCGAGCTTGGCTGCAGCGGCGGACCGTATCACGTGCGCTCCGAATTCGGTGTTTTTAATGAAGTGATGTGCGGCGGAAACGACAAACTCTTTGAAGTGCTTGAAGACATTTTTGATGCGGTTGTCGAGCTTTTCCCCGGCGATTATATCCATATCGGCGGCGATGAATGCCCGCGCGAAGCATGGAAAACCTGTCCTAAGTGTCAAGCACGCATTAAAAATGAAAACCTCGGAGACGAAAACGGCTTGCAAGGGTGGATAACCGGCAAAGCGGCAAAAATGGTTGAAGCCCGCGGCAAAATCCCCATCGGTTGGGATGAAGTACTTGAAGCGGGCTCACAGGCATTGCCGAAAAACCTTGTAATCCAATCATGGCGCGGCATGAGTGGCGGCATTAAAGCGGGACAGGAAGGCTTTAAAGTTATCATGTCGCCAACCGAGCATTGTTACCTTGACTACCGCAACACCGACTCCTGCGAAGAGCCCGGGAACATCGGCATTCTCCCGCTTGAACGCGTGTACAGTTTTTATCCGGTGCCCGAATCCCTTCCAAAAGAATATCACTCGGCGGTGCTGGGCGGACAGGGAAACCTTTGGACTGAGGTTATTTATGCGTCAAAAATTGCGGAATACATGCTCTTCCCCCGCCTTTGCGCCCTTGCCGAAGTGCTTTGGCTTGAACCGCAGAAAAAAGACTACAAGGATTTTGTAGGCAGGCTCAAAACGCATAAAGACCGCCTGCAAAACCTCTCGCTGCTCTACTGCGACAGCGCACTCTAA
- a CDS encoding HAD family hydrolase produces MIKACIFDLDGTLIDSLDSIHYFVNTETAKHGISPVPRETFRYFVGDGAKILIQRVLAYHNINDKELEQKIIRDYNAAYDSNYMYLCTVYEGIHELIAELKKKNIRLSVLSNKPHPTTEKIVTAFFGEGTFSPLFGQREGVPIKPNPQAIYEILDILQVKNEECLYIGDTSIDINTGNAAGLPTIGVLWGFRDRENLEKAGAKTIIQKPMDLLRYL; encoded by the coding sequence ATGATAAAAGCATGTATTTTTGATTTAGACGGCACGTTGATTGATAGCTTAGATTCCATTCATTATTTTGTAAATACCGAAACGGCAAAACACGGGATTTCGCCGGTTCCAAGGGAAACTTTTCGCTATTTTGTCGGCGATGGGGCAAAAATTTTGATTCAGCGTGTGCTTGCATATCATAATATTAATGATAAAGAATTAGAGCAAAAAATTATTCGAGATTATAATGCCGCATACGATTCTAATTATATGTACTTATGTACGGTGTATGAAGGAATCCACGAGCTTATTGCCGAATTAAAAAAGAAGAATATACGGCTTTCGGTGCTTTCCAATAAACCACATCCTACAACAGAAAAAATAGTTACCGCATTTTTTGGGGAAGGTACTTTTTCCCCGTTATTCGGACAAAGAGAAGGAGTTCCGATAAAACCGAATCCTCAAGCAATATATGAAATACTGGATATTTTACAAGTGAAAAATGAAGAATGCCTGTATATCGGGGATACTTCAATAGACATTAATACGGGAAATGCCGCAGGCTTACCTACAATAGGCGTTCTTTGGGGCTTCCGAGATCGAGAGAATCTTGAAAAGGCGGGAGCAAAAACAATTATTCAAAAACCTATGGATTTATTACGTTATTTATAA
- a CDS encoding DUF2259 domain-containing protein has product MRKTNIFICLLLYSVNLFAGDVATFVNLGFSADGSKYAFGQYGLTDQTYQAYSDICIVDVESNSFIKNGIFKTSPTKETRDKDSKSVFLALQNRAQATLIKNNISESRLGRVLYSQAEDKTGTQTLYFRDFQTENEYTVMIHVDKTTKQEASFYITVDIVLPNGSKISKKTGRPGYVRPGTKTYALKKILINDKNNALIFIVEKHEYSSKGLSIRYMVETIHLPV; this is encoded by the coding sequence ATGCGAAAAACAAATATTTTTATCTGCTTGCTTTTGTATTCGGTAAATCTTTTTGCAGGAGATGTTGCAACCTTTGTCAACTTGGGCTTTTCAGCGGATGGTTCAAAATATGCTTTTGGGCAATATGGCTTAACCGATCAAACATATCAGGCATATTCGGATATATGCATTGTCGATGTTGAATCCAATTCTTTTATAAAAAACGGAATTTTTAAAACCTCGCCGACAAAAGAAACACGCGATAAAGACAGCAAAAGTGTTTTTCTTGCGTTACAAAACAGAGCTCAGGCAACTTTAATAAAAAATAATATTTCTGAATCTCGGTTGGGAAGAGTTCTGTATTCTCAAGCAGAGGATAAAACAGGGACCCAAACGCTTTATTTTAGGGACTTTCAAACTGAAAATGAATATACGGTTATGATACATGTTGATAAGACAACAAAGCAAGAGGCCTCTTTTTATATAACCGTCGATATTGTGCTTCCGAACGGAAGTAAAATTTCAAAGAAAACAGGAAGACCCGGCTATGTTCGCCCCGGAACAAAAACCTATGCACTTAAAAAGATTCTCATTAATGATAAAAATAATGCACTTATTTTTATAGTTGAAAAACATGAATATAGCTCGAAGGGGTTATCCATTCGCTATATGGTAGAAACAATCCATCTGCCGGTGTGA
- the clpA gene encoding ATP-dependent Clp protease ATP-binding subunit ClpA, translated as MKIAVSPIVQSIFDQAYEAAEKNHHEYVTPEHVLFVALNHPETLRILTLCYANIEYIYDSLAEFLRTQIPIDMKNAPTQSLGSQYLLKRSLLYCEANQKDTLEVSDLLICIFEAETNFSSYYMRMSGISHLKLTEAINHLNSKEISEFSAFFDEDMNDLNERELENRGFSIFDSFSQTENESDSDEEYSMNENLFRQKKNNAQSALEQYTVNLTEKARNNELSPLIGRENEIERTIQILCRKQKNNPVHVGESGVGKTAITEGLAQLIAENKVPPLLQNYDIFSLDMASLLAGTKFRGDFEERLKKISDELIQKKKVILFIDEIHTVIGAGASGNGGLDASNLLKPILSSGKIRCIGSTTYEEYNKYFTKDRALARRFQKIDIEEPSEEETLKILKGLQPLYEAYHQVRYTDGALQSAVHLSALYIQDKFLPDKAIDVIDEAGAKARIFQSKQGKTQCEMIIEEKDIDAIVAKIAKIPERTVTINETERLKELEQHIAAKVFGQEEAVRAVAQAVKRSRAGFRAKNKPVANLFFAGPTGVGKTELARSLAEELGIALHRFDMSEYQEKHTVSRLIGSPPGYVGFDEGGLLTDAIRKQPHAVLLLDEIEKAHADIFNILLQIMDYATLTDNQGRKADFRNVIIIMTGNAGARDIGKPILGFGDEYQTDSAVDEAVEQAFTPEFRNRLDMVIKFNALSKDAMVQIVEKELAALRSQLAEKGILFEVPADCIKLLAEKGYSKEFGARNAARLVERELINPLVDLVLFDGLREGDTATCKIHAGSAGNDTQALLTVYKK; from the coding sequence ATGAAAATAGCAGTGAGTCCCATAGTTCAGAGTATTTTTGATCAAGCATATGAAGCAGCGGAAAAAAATCATCATGAATATGTTACTCCGGAGCATGTTCTGTTTGTTGCGCTTAACCATCCGGAAACCCTACGAATTCTTACACTTTGTTATGCAAACATAGAGTATATCTATGATAGTTTGGCTGAATTTTTACGAACACAGATTCCGATCGACATGAAAAATGCTCCCACTCAGTCTTTGGGCTCTCAATACTTACTTAAACGCTCTCTTTTGTACTGCGAAGCAAATCAAAAAGATACTCTTGAAGTCAGCGATTTGCTTATATGTATTTTCGAAGCTGAAACAAATTTCTCATCATACTATATGAGAATGAGCGGCATCAGTCATTTGAAACTAACCGAAGCAATCAATCATCTGAATTCAAAAGAGATAAGCGAATTTTCCGCTTTTTTTGATGAAGATATGAACGATCTGAATGAGCGGGAATTGGAAAATCGGGGCTTTAGCATTTTTGACAGCTTTTCACAAACTGAAAATGAATCTGATTCGGATGAAGAGTACTCAATGAATGAAAATCTTTTTCGTCAAAAGAAAAACAACGCACAAAGTGCTTTGGAGCAATATACTGTTAACCTAACAGAAAAAGCACGCAATAACGAGCTTTCTCCGCTTATCGGGAGAGAAAATGAGATTGAGCGAACTATTCAAATTCTTTGCAGAAAGCAAAAAAATAATCCAGTGCATGTCGGCGAAAGCGGCGTAGGAAAAACCGCAATAACGGAAGGCTTGGCACAACTTATTGCTGAAAACAAAGTTCCGCCGCTTCTTCAAAATTATGATATTTTCAGCCTTGATATGGCAAGTCTTTTAGCCGGAACAAAATTCCGCGGAGATTTTGAAGAACGGCTTAAAAAAATATCGGATGAGTTAATTCAAAAAAAGAAGGTTATTCTATTTATTGATGAAATCCATACAGTTATCGGAGCGGGTGCAAGCGGAAACGGAGGGTTGGACGCTTCGAATTTATTAAAACCTATTCTCTCTTCAGGTAAAATTCGTTGCATCGGCTCGACAACATACGAAGAATATAATAAGTATTTTACAAAAGATCGAGCTTTGGCACGGCGCTTCCAAAAAATAGATATTGAAGAGCCGAGTGAAGAAGAAACTCTAAAAATTTTAAAAGGTTTACAGCCTTTATATGAAGCATACCATCAGGTGCGGTATACTGATGGTGCTCTTCAATCAGCGGTACATCTTTCAGCCCTCTATATTCAAGATAAATTTTTACCGGATAAGGCAATTGATGTAATTGATGAAGCGGGGGCAAAAGCAAGAATTTTCCAGTCAAAGCAAGGGAAAACTCAATGCGAAATGATAATTGAAGAAAAAGACATTGATGCAATAGTTGCTAAAATCGCGAAGATTCCCGAGCGAACAGTTACAATCAATGAAACGGAGCGATTAAAAGAGCTGGAGCAGCATATTGCCGCAAAGGTGTTCGGACAGGAAGAGGCGGTTCGTGCGGTTGCTCAGGCGGTAAAACGCTCCCGTGCAGGTTTCCGTGCAAAAAACAAACCGGTTGCAAATCTTTTTTTTGCAGGTCCTACCGGCGTAGGAAAAACTGAGCTTGCCCGTTCGCTTGCGGAAGAACTCGGTATTGCACTGCATCGGTTTGATATGAGCGAATATCAGGAAAAACATACGGTCAGCCGTTTAATCGGCTCCCCGCCGGGGTATGTAGGTTTTGATGAAGGCGGCCTTTTAACCGATGCGATCAGAAAACAGCCGCATGCGGTTCTTCTGCTTGATGAAATTGAAAAAGCTCATGCGGATATTTTTAATATTCTTTTGCAAATTATGGATTATGCAACGCTCACGGATAATCAGGGCAGAAAAGCTGATTTTCGGAATGTAATTATTATTATGACAGGAAATGCCGGTGCCCGCGATATCGGAAAGCCCATTCTCGGGTTTGGCGATGAATACCAAACCGATAGTGCGGTGGATGAGGCGGTGGAACAGGCTTTTACTCCCGAATTCAGGAATCGATTAGACATGGTGATAAAATTTAATGCGCTGAGCAAAGACGCAATGGTTCAAATTGTAGAAAAAGAATTAGCCGCTTTACGCTCGCAGCTGGCTGAAAAAGGTATTTTATTTGAGGTTCCCGCCGATTGCATTAAATTGCTTGCAGAAAAAGGCTATTCAAAAGAGTTTGGAGCAAGAAATGCCGCTCGACTTGTAGAGCGGGAATTGATAAATCCTCTTGTTGACTTGGTGCTCTTTGACGGTTTACGAGAAGGCGACACTGCCACATGTAAAATTCACGCAGGCTCAGCCGGTAACGATACACAAGCTCTTTTAACGGTGTATAAGAAATAG
- a CDS encoding ATP-dependent Clp protease adaptor ClpS — translation MNDEIKIESTVLIKEKIKEPGFYRVLLLNDDITTMDFVISILIEVFHKNYKEAEIIMLTVHTQGSGLVGTYTYDIAATRCKKVEMLAQENGFPLKCIMEKE, via the coding sequence ATGAACGATGAGATAAAAATAGAGTCAACGGTTCTTATAAAAGAAAAAATAAAAGAACCGGGGTTTTATCGTGTATTACTTCTTAATGATGATATAACAACAATGGATTTTGTTATATCAATACTTATAGAGGTTTTTCATAAAAATTACAAAGAAGCTGAAATTATTATGCTTACCGTTCATACCCAAGGGAGCGGTTTAGTCGGCACGTATACCTATGATATTGCTGCTACCCGCTGTAAAAAAGTAGAAATGCTGGCACAAGAAAACGGGTTTCCGTTAAAGTGTATAATGGAGAAAGAATGA
- a CDS encoding DHH family phosphoesterase, whose translation MESVTLETACAPSMRKEEGLSVTKRNIVIKNFYPILIGHHSFLLMGHEYPDEDCIASLVAAALLLRKFEKTVDIFFQGPIQEQLLFLIDICIYNKVRVHINTISDMKDPEVVVILDTPKPSMIFTDARSKAFLKNPAIRKIELDHHLSADACYCGEENLSLVMRASSTCEIIAYICYKLEQYPEILRIFCIRELYSRNIVLAMLTGMMGDAKQGVYLFTGRDKAFFSYFSKKLNRILRKKTGTLTENIKSMEEILEVLEALSNEEKDAYQKIMERAEFYDKIGIISLDEKATKEITKEIDYSQFIGMIKIATNDVAENTKGLGISAYRDLDSISDKIQFRIRVDSSLKGVDLRKLLKDMQIRNGGGHQGAIAFRFSQEEIPDVNFFIDELVHYIRNHILS comes from the coding sequence ATGGAGAGTGTAACTTTAGAAACCGCTTGTGCTCCGAGTATGAGAAAAGAAGAAGGTCTTTCGGTAACCAAGAGAAATATCGTAATAAAGAATTTTTATCCTATTCTCATCGGTCATCATTCTTTTTTGCTGATGGGACATGAATACCCCGATGAAGACTGTATCGCATCGTTAGTAGCGGCTGCCTTGCTTTTGCGTAAATTTGAAAAAACTGTTGATATTTTCTTCCAAGGACCTATTCAAGAGCAGCTTTTATTTCTCATTGATATTTGTATTTATAATAAGGTGCGAGTGCATATCAATACAATCTCTGACATGAAAGACCCTGAGGTAGTCGTTATTTTAGATACGCCAAAACCTTCCATGATTTTTACCGATGCGCGGAGTAAGGCATTTTTAAAAAATCCTGCTATAAGAAAAATAGAGTTGGATCATCATTTGTCGGCAGATGCATGTTATTGCGGAGAGGAAAATTTATCGCTTGTTATGCGAGCTTCCAGCACCTGCGAAATAATTGCGTACATCTGCTATAAGCTAGAGCAGTATCCTGAAATATTACGTATCTTTTGTATCCGTGAATTGTATTCAAGAAATATTGTACTTGCAATGCTCACCGGCATGATGGGAGACGCAAAACAAGGCGTGTATCTTTTTACCGGACGAGATAAGGCTTTTTTTTCTTATTTTTCAAAAAAGTTAAATAGAATTTTACGAAAAAAAACGGGAACATTAACTGAAAATATAAAATCAATGGAAGAAATCCTTGAAGTTTTGGAAGCCCTCTCCAATGAAGAAAAAGATGCATATCAAAAAATAATGGAACGGGCTGAGTTCTACGATAAAATAGGAATAATTTCATTAGATGAAAAAGCAACCAAAGAAATAACAAAGGAAATTGATTATAGTCAATTCATCGGTATGATAAAAATAGCAACAAACGATGTAGCCGAAAATACAAAGGGATTAGGTATATCCGCCTATAGAGATCTTGATTCAATTTCCGACAAAATTCAATTTAGAATTCGCGTGGACTCATCCCTTAAAGGAGTTGACTTGCGGAAGCTTTTAAAAGACATGCAAATCAGAAACGGGGGCGGACATCAGGGAGCAATTGCATTTAGATTTTCTCAAGAAGAAATCCCCGATGTTAACTTTTTTATTGATGAACTTGTTCATTATATTAGGAATCATATTTTATCATGA
- a CDS encoding epoxyqueuosine reductase QueH, whose translation MKINYNIFMEETIENLKTSGIVSTLLLHSCCAPCSSSVIKRLAPHFKLTVFYYNPNIDSDNEYKKRAEEQQRLIEIYNAQKLFPIPVRIITAEYSPEAFYTIAKGYENCREGGERCFRCYHLRLSITAEAAQKNGFDYFCSTLSVSPLKNAEKINKIGSALSTENCRWLSSDFKKKNGYLSSIELSKRFGLYRQDYCGCIYSKNERADFERHKRERELLQPVKTEM comes from the coding sequence ATGAAAATAAATTATAATATATTTATGGAAGAAACTATCGAAAACCTTAAAACATCGGGTATAGTTTCTACATTATTATTGCATTCCTGTTGTGCACCCTGTAGCTCATCCGTAATCAAACGACTTGCTCCGCATTTTAAACTCACGGTGTTTTATTATAACCCGAATATTGACAGCGACAACGAATACAAAAAACGTGCGGAAGAACAGCAGCGGCTTATCGAAATTTATAATGCGCAAAAGCTTTTCCCGATTCCCGTTAGAATTATTACTGCAGAGTATAGCCCTGAAGCATTTTATACAATTGCAAAAGGATACGAAAACTGCCGAGAAGGCGGCGAACGGTGTTTTCGTTGTTATCATTTGCGGCTTTCAATCACTGCCGAAGCGGCACAAAAAAACGGATTTGATTATTTTTGCTCTACCCTTTCGGTCAGTCCGCTAAAAAATGCGGAAAAAATAAACAAAATCGGTTCTGCGCTTTCGACGGAAAACTGCCGCTGGCTTTCAAGCGATTTTAAGAAAAAAAACGGGTATCTTTCTTCAATTGAGCTAAGCAAGCGATTCGGGCTTTATCGGCAAGATTATTGCGGCTGTATTTACTCAAAAAATGAGCGAGCGGACTTTGAACGGCATAAAAGAGAAAGAGAACTTTTACAACCAGTAAAAACAGAGATGTAA
- a CDS encoding glycerophosphodiester phosphodiesterase, with protein sequence MLNIAHRGFRSKYPENTMLAFQKALEAGADGIEFDVHLSKDGELVIIHDETLERTTDGEGLVKDKTLAELKKLNAAAKSNKPRDFEAIPTLKEYFAFAKKTKLITNIELKTGIFPYEGIEQKTYELIKEFDMCEKVILSSFNHETIMRVKEIDSKLVCGLLVDSWQIDPENYVQKLDIECWHPSAYSISKELVQRFHRKGIKVNTWFGSIQLDYKKIIETGVDAIITDYPDKIAGLIGRDKA encoded by the coding sequence ATGCTAAATATCGCACACAGAGGTTTTCGCAGTAAATATCCTGAAAACACCATGCTTGCCTTTCAAAAAGCGTTGGAAGCCGGCGCTGACGGTATTGAATTTGATGTGCATCTTTCAAAAGATGGAGAGCTTGTTATTATCCATGATGAAACGCTTGAACGCACAACAGACGGAGAAGGTTTGGTAAAAGATAAAACACTTGCAGAATTAAAAAAACTTAACGCCGCTGCAAAATCTAACAAACCAAGAGATTTTGAAGCGATTCCCACTTTAAAAGAATATTTTGCCTTTGCGAAAAAAACAAAACTTATCACCAATATTGAGCTAAAAACCGGTATTTTCCCGTACGAAGGCATAGAGCAAAAAACATATGAGCTTATTAAAGAGTTTGATATGTGCGAAAAAGTTATTCTTTCTTCTTTTAACCATGAGACAATAATGAGAGTAAAAGAGATCGATTCAAAACTTGTCTGTGGACTTTTAGTTGACAGCTGGCAAATCGATCCGGAAAATTATGTACAAAAGCTCGACATTGAATGTTGGCACCCATCAGCATACAGTATTTCAAAAGAACTGGTACAAAGATTCCACCGTAAAGGAATTAAAGTAAACACATGGTTCGGCTCTATTCAATTAGATTATAAAAAGATTATCGAAACCGGTGTAGATGCAATCATTACCGATTATCCCGATAAAATCGCGGGACTTATCGGCAGAGATAAGGCATAA
- the coaD gene encoding pantetheine-phosphate adenylyltransferase: MVKAVFAGSFDPPTYGHLNIIERARKLFSEVHVVIAVNQEKQYFLSNEERLHIMEKLVTCWTNVRVSTWDSLIVNYAEEVGAEVLIRGVRNTSDFSYEFDLAMMNKGLKDDIDTIFLAPDPQFFVLRSSSIKELALFGGDISAMVPPIVEKIIKTKLGTRCKS; the protein is encoded by the coding sequence ATGGTTAAAGCGGTTTTTGCAGGTTCTTTTGATCCTCCTACGTATGGGCATTTAAATATTATTGAAAGAGCTCGAAAGCTTTTTTCAGAAGTGCATGTGGTCATTGCGGTTAATCAGGAAAAACAATATTTCCTGTCAAATGAGGAAAGACTGCATATTATGGAAAAACTGGTTACGTGTTGGACAAATGTACGCGTCAGTACGTGGGATTCTTTAATTGTCAACTATGCAGAAGAGGTTGGGGCTGAGGTTCTCATCCGCGGTGTAAGAAATACGTCCGATTTTTCTTATGAATTTGATTTGGCAATGATGAATAAGGGGTTAAAAGACGATATTGATACTATTTTTTTAGCGCCCGACCCTCAATTTTTTGTTTTACGTTCAAGCTCGATCAAAGAGCTTGCTTTATTCGGAGGCGATATTTCCGCTATGGTGCCTCCGATTGTAGAAAAAATAATTAAGACAAAACTCGGTACACGGTGTAAATCCTGA
- a CDS encoding YggT family protein produces MIRSFFSTLSTFIWIYSLLCIARIFLSWAPQLLYSQVGTFLSTICDPYLDWFRRFKFMRAGMVDFSPIVSIGLLTVLSQAASSIAITGSFSVLQIIIQIILLIWSFFRFFLNLLSILLIIRLIYHFMHTKTYSQFWIMLDKFLAPVITKITRITYALKIHLSYCGSLILSIIVILTIRFLLGAFIGSLITSLMIGAFHFSIL; encoded by the coding sequence ATGATTCGTTCATTTTTTTCAACATTATCAACCTTTATCTGGATATATTCACTTTTATGCATTGCAAGAATCTTCCTTTCATGGGCACCGCAATTATTATACTCACAAGTAGGAACATTTTTGTCGACTATTTGTGATCCATATTTAGATTGGTTCAGACGCTTTAAATTTATGCGTGCCGGTATGGTTGATTTTTCTCCGATTGTATCAATCGGCTTGCTTACGGTATTATCACAGGCAGCCTCAAGCATTGCGATAACAGGCAGCTTTTCAGTATTGCAAATCATTATTCAAATAATCTTACTTATATGGTCTTTTTTCAGATTTTTCCTCAATTTATTGTCAATTCTTTTAATCATACGGTTAATTTATCACTTTATGCACACAAAAACATATTCACAATTTTGGATAATGCTTGACAAATTTCTTGCGCCGGTTATTACCAAAATAACACGAATAACCTACGCGCTCAAAATACATCTGTCTTATTGCGGCTCTTTGATCCTTTCCATCATTGTGATCCTGACTATCAGATTTTTGCTTGGAGCATTTATCGGCTCTCTCATCACATCGTTAATGATTGGAGCTTTCCACTTTAGCATTCTATAA